The proteins below are encoded in one region of Thermotoga sp. Mc24:
- a CDS encoding phosphate acyltransferase, with protein sequence MKNLLEMVELVRGKRMKIAVVAAEDEEVLKAVARAEKEEIVNPILFGNRKDIEALMERTNLKLEAEIVHVEDPLEAARKAVESVSRDEAQILMKGKIKTGDLFSVFLKKEYGLRAGRTLSAVSVHEVPGYHKILIVSDGGLVISPDLQQRMDIVENSILVARALGIENPKIALLGTGDLKNPLTLEIAALSKIFQRKNDCIVDGPLTLELAINEELASKGVSNSPVAGDADILIAPSIEAGNILSKSLIYMTRGKAAIVVVGGKIPVVLTSRADNGETKFFSIALSVLVAQKKG encoded by the coding sequence ATGAAGAATCTCCTTGAGATGGTTGAACTGGTTCGGGGAAAAAGAATGAAAATCGCCGTTGTGGCCGCAGAGGATGAAGAAGTTTTGAAAGCCGTTGCAAGAGCTGAGAAGGAAGAAATCGTAAATCCGATACTCTTTGGAAACAGAAAAGACATAGAAGCACTGATGGAAAGAACGAACCTCAAACTGGAAGCAGAAATCGTTCACGTTGAAGATCCTCTCGAGGCGGCCAGGAAAGCTGTCGAAAGCGTATCAAGAGATGAAGCACAGATACTGATGAAAGGAAAAATCAAAACGGGCGATTTGTTCTCCGTGTTTCTCAAGAAAGAGTACGGTCTCAGAGCAGGTAGAACTCTTTCCGCTGTTAGCGTTCATGAAGTTCCTGGATACCACAAAATCCTAATCGTCTCGGATGGTGGTCTTGTCATTTCACCGGATCTTCAACAGAGAATGGATATCGTGGAAAACTCGATCCTGGTCGCTCGTGCCCTTGGCATAGAGAATCCAAAGATCGCACTCCTGGGAACGGGTGATTTGAAAAATCCTTTAACTCTTGAGATCGCCGCACTATCGAAGATTTTCCAGCGGAAGAACGATTGTATCGTCGACGGACCTTTAACACTCGAGTTAGCCATCAATGAAGAGTTGGCTTCGAAGGGAGTATCGAACAGTCCAGTAGCGGGAGACGCCGATATACTGATAGCTCCCAGTATAGAAGCAGGAAACATCCTCAGCAAATCGCTCATATACATGACCCGTGGGAAAGCAGCGATCGTTGTTGTCGGAGGCAAGATACCGGTTGTCCTCACCTCAAGAGCAGACAACGGGGAGACAAAGTTCTTTTCCATTGCTTTGAGTGTACTGGTCGCACAGAAAAAGGGGTGA
- the buk gene encoding butyrate kinase — translation MYRILVINPGSSSTKVAVFEDEKKIAEKNLTHSAEELKKFKKSIDQEPSRRKAVEDFIDEVGYRIEDFSAIAARGGVLEPVPGGTYVVDEYMVDYLINRSPVDHVSNLAAVIGYKLGKPHGIPCFIVDPVSVDELCDEARFSGIPEIERKSYSHALNIKAVLRKVSEKMGKTPEEVKIVVAHLGSGISVCACRNGKIIDVNNANDEGPFSVERTGELPVGDVVKTAYSYKHSATELKEEFTRKGGLLAYLGTRDLRKALDSMESSRKSKLVVEAMAYQTAKEIGGMCAVLGEKPDAIVITGGMAHENRFVRMITDYIEKFGRIEVIPGELEMEALALGVLRVLRGEEKAKDYRSVIE, via the coding sequence ATGTACAGAATCCTCGTGATAAACCCCGGTTCATCCTCCACGAAGGTAGCTGTGTTTGAAGATGAAAAAAAGATCGCTGAAAAGAACCTCACTCATAGCGCTGAAGAACTGAAAAAGTTCAAAAAGTCGATTGATCAGGAACCTTCGAGAAGAAAGGCGGTGGAAGACTTCATAGACGAGGTCGGTTACAGAATAGAAGATTTCAGTGCGATCGCTGCCAGAGGAGGAGTACTCGAGCCGGTTCCGGGGGGAACTTATGTTGTCGACGAATACATGGTGGATTACCTCATCAATCGTTCTCCCGTTGATCATGTATCCAATCTGGCAGCTGTAATCGGCTACAAACTGGGAAAACCCCACGGAATACCTTGTTTTATAGTGGATCCAGTCTCGGTAGATGAGTTGTGCGATGAGGCGCGTTTCTCGGGTATTCCTGAGATCGAAAGAAAAAGCTACTCCCACGCCCTGAACATCAAAGCGGTACTGAGAAAAGTTTCTGAGAAAATGGGCAAAACACCGGAAGAAGTGAAGATCGTAGTGGCACATCTTGGAAGCGGAATCTCTGTTTGTGCCTGTAGAAACGGAAAGATTATAGATGTGAACAATGCGAACGACGAAGGACCTTTCAGTGTGGAGCGAACGGGAGAACTGCCCGTTGGGGACGTTGTGAAAACGGCCTACTCCTACAAACACTCGGCCACCGAACTGAAAGAAGAATTCACCAGAAAAGGAGGACTCCTGGCATACCTTGGAACAAGGGACCTCAGAAAAGCCCTCGATAGTATGGAATCCTCGAGGAAATCGAAACTGGTCGTCGAAGCCATGGCCTATCAGACAGCAAAAGAAATTGGTGGGATGTGTGCAGTTCTTGGAGAAAAACCCGACGCCATAGTAATAACGGGTGGCATGGCCCACGAAAACAGATTCGTCCGGATGATCACAGATTACATCGAAAAGTTCGGAAGAATAGAGGTAATCCCGGGAGAGCTGGAAATGGAAGCCCTCGCACTCGGCGTTTTGAGAGTTCTCAGAGGAGAAGAAAAAGCGAAGGACTATCGGAGTGTGATCGAATGA
- a CDS encoding coiled-coil domain-containing protein, whose protein sequence is MKRFLVVMLVLTVALGVFAAGYRGFAERPAFERQPMGYAQQFPGYKGDPYCTPDAFMYGTPQMRTERGFGYGLKLQIRDEEQLKLVLKTRIAEALNNLNLNDDQLKELYNVAKETKEQLDSLKEKFLQLHEEYYNALVKRDTETAEDLKDQIDDLRDEVQDIYRDFVDKVDDIITVDQYRNFRGDGRMLFVLLTDEGFEVLEEMVQE, encoded by the coding sequence ATGAAAAGGTTTCTTGTGGTGATGCTCGTACTGACAGTGGCACTGGGTGTGTTCGCGGCGGGCTACAGAGGTTTCGCAGAACGACCGGCTTTTGAAAGACAGCCCATGGGTTACGCTCAGCAGTTCCCAGGCTACAAAGGAGATCCTTATTGCACTCCCGATGCCTTCATGTATGGAACACCTCAGATGAGAACCGAAAGAGGTTTTGGTTACGGTCTCAAGCTCCAGATCAGAGACGAAGAACAGCTGAAACTCGTTCTCAAGACGAGGATTGCAGAAGCACTAAACAATCTGAATCTGAACGACGATCAATTGAAGGAACTCTACAACGTCGCGAAAGAAACAAAAGAACAACTCGATTCCCTGAAAGAAAAGTTCTTACAGCTCCATGAAGAGTACTACAACGCTCTCGTAAAAAGAGACACAGAGACAGCGGAAGACCTGAAAGACCAGATAGACGATCTAAGAGATGAAGTTCAGGACATCTACAGAGACTTCGTTGACAAGGTGGACGACATTATCACCGTGGATCAGTACAGAAATTTCAGAGGCGACGGAAGAATGCTCTTTGTTCTCCTCACCGACGAAGGCTTTGAAGTGCTGGAAGAAATGGTTCAGGAGTAA
- the ltaE gene encoding low-specificity L-threonine aldolase: MIDLRSDTVTKPTEEMRKAMAQAEVGDDVYGEDPTINELERLAAEIFGKEAALFVPSGTMGNQVSIMAHTQRGDEVILEADSHIFWYEVGAMAVLSGVMPHTVPGKNGAMDPDDVRKAIRPKNIHFPRTSLIVIENTHNRSGGRVVPLENIKEIYTIAKEYGIKVHIDGSRIFNASIASGVPVKEYARYADSVMFCLSKGLCAPVGSMVVGDRDFIERARKARKMLGGGMRQAGVLAAAGIIALTKMVDRLREDHENARFLALKLKEIGYSVNPEDVETNMVILRTDNLKVSAHEFIEELRNNGVLVNAISDTEIRLVTHKDVSRNDIEEALNIFEKLFKKFS, translated from the coding sequence ATGATCGATCTCAGGTCTGACACCGTGACAAAACCAACAGAAGAGATGAGAAAAGCCATGGCACAGGCTGAGGTAGGAGACGACGTGTACGGAGAAGATCCAACCATCAACGAACTCGAAAGACTCGCCGCGGAGATCTTTGGAAAGGAAGCGGCTCTCTTTGTACCCTCCGGTACCATGGGAAATCAGGTGAGCATAATGGCTCATACCCAGAGGGGCGATGAAGTGATTCTGGAGGCAGACAGCCACATCTTTTGGTACGAGGTTGGAGCCATGGCGGTTCTCTCCGGTGTCATGCCCCATACTGTGCCAGGAAAAAATGGAGCCATGGACCCCGATGATGTGAGAAAAGCCATAAGACCAAAAAACATACACTTCCCCAGAACTTCGCTCATAGTCATCGAGAATACACACAACCGTTCTGGTGGAAGAGTGGTCCCGCTTGAAAACATAAAAGAGATCTACACGATAGCCAAAGAATATGGCATAAAAGTCCACATAGATGGTTCGAGGATCTTCAACGCTTCAATCGCTTCAGGTGTTCCCGTGAAGGAGTACGCCAGGTACGCCGATTCCGTGATGTTCTGTCTTTCAAAAGGACTATGCGCTCCCGTTGGTTCGATGGTTGTAGGAGACAGAGACTTCATAGAAAGAGCGAGAAAGGCAAGGAAGATGCTCGGTGGAGGAATGAGACAGGCAGGTGTTCTCGCTGCCGCTGGAATAATCGCCTTGACAAAAATGGTAGATCGATTGAGGGAAGATCATGAAAACGCCAGATTTCTCGCCTTGAAGTTGAAAGAAATAGGGTACTCCGTGAATCCCGAAGATGTGGAAACCAACATGGTGATTCTGAGGACCGACAATCTGAAAGTGAGCGCGCACGAGTTTATAGAAGAGCTCAGAAACAACGGAGTACTCGTGAACGCCATATCCGATACAGAGATCAGACTGGTAACCCACAAAGACGTTTCAAGAAACGACATAGAAGAGGCTTTGAACATCTTCGAAAAACTCTTCAAAAAATTCTCCTGA
- a CDS encoding aldo/keto reductase, giving the protein MLYKELGRTGEKIPALGLGTWGIGGFETPDYSRDEEMIDLLKTAIEMGYTHIDTAEYYGGGHAEELIGKAIKDFKREDLFIVSKVWPTHLRRDDLLRSLENTLKRLDTDYVDLYLIHWPNPEIPLGETLSAMAEGVRQGLIRYIGVSNFDRKLLEEAIKKSQEPIVCDQVKYNIEDRDPERDGLLEFCQKNGVTLVAYSPLRRTLLSEKAKRTLEEVAKNHNATVYQIMLAWLLAKPNVVAIPKAGRVEHLRENLKAAEIKLSEEEMKLLDSLG; this is encoded by the coding sequence GTGTTATACAAGGAGCTTGGAAGGACAGGGGAAAAGATACCGGCTTTGGGCCTTGGAACATGGGGTATCGGTGGTTTTGAAACACCCGATTACTCGAGAGACGAGGAGATGATCGACCTTTTGAAAACAGCGATCGAGATGGGATACACCCACATAGATACGGCGGAGTACTACGGCGGCGGACACGCAGAGGAACTCATCGGTAAGGCGATAAAGGACTTCAAGCGCGAGGATCTTTTCATAGTGTCCAAGGTGTGGCCGACACACCTGAGAAGGGACGATCTCTTGCGCTCCCTCGAGAACACCCTCAAACGACTCGACACGGACTACGTGGATCTTTACTTGATTCACTGGCCGAATCCAGAAATTCCCCTGGGAGAGACCCTTTCCGCAATGGCAGAGGGTGTCAGACAGGGCCTCATCAGATACATAGGGGTTTCGAATTTCGACAGAAAACTCCTCGAGGAGGCCATCAAAAAGTCTCAGGAACCCATAGTCTGCGATCAGGTCAAGTACAACATAGAAGACAGAGATCCAGAAAGAGATGGACTTCTCGAGTTCTGCCAGAAGAACGGAGTGACTCTGGTGGCTTACTCTCCACTGAGAAGAACTCTTCTTTCAGAAAAAGCGAAGAGAACACTCGAAGAAGTGGCGAAAAATCACAACGCAACGGTCTATCAGATCATGCTCGCGTGGCTTCTCGCAAAACCAAACGTTGTTGCCATTCCGAAGGCCGGCAGAGTAGAACATCTCAGGGAGAATCTGAAAGCAGCGGAGATCAAACTTTCCGAAGAGGAAATGAAGCTACTGGACAGCCTTGGCTAA
- a CDS encoding HAD-IIA family hydrolase, producing the protein MLDKIELFILDMDGTFYLDDSLLPGSLEFLKTLKDRNKRFVFFTNNSSLGPQDYVRKLRNMGVNVPDDAVITSGEITAEYMLKRFGRCRIFLLGTSQLRKVFESYGHVIDEENPDFVVLGFDKTLTYERLKKACVLLRKGKFYIATHPDINCPSKEGPIPDAGSIMAAIEASTERKPDLIAGKPNPLVVDIISDKFSIPKEKMAMVGDRLYTDVKLGKNAGIVSILVLTGETTPEDLERAETKPDFVFKNLGELAKAVQ; encoded by the coding sequence ATGCTGGATAAAATAGAACTCTTCATCTTAGACATGGACGGGACTTTCTATCTGGATGATTCGCTTCTTCCTGGATCTCTGGAATTTCTGAAGACTTTGAAAGATAGGAATAAAAGATTCGTCTTTTTCACCAACAACTCTTCGCTTGGTCCACAGGACTACGTGAGGAAGCTGAGAAACATGGGAGTGAACGTGCCGGACGATGCCGTCATAACCTCTGGAGAAATCACCGCAGAGTATATGCTGAAGCGGTTTGGAAGGTGTCGTATCTTTCTTCTGGGAACTTCACAGTTGAGGAAGGTCTTTGAGTCTTACGGACACGTCATCGATGAGGAAAATCCGGATTTCGTGGTCCTGGGTTTTGACAAAACACTGACGTATGAAAGGTTGAAAAAGGCCTGTGTTTTACTCAGAAAGGGAAAATTCTACATAGCCACCCATCCGGACATCAACTGTCCTTCGAAAGAAGGACCCATTCCGGACGCTGGAAGCATCATGGCAGCGATAGAAGCTTCGACGGAAAGAAAGCCAGACCTGATCGCTGGGAAACCCAATCCACTGGTTGTGGATATAATATCCGATAAATTCAGTATTCCAAAAGAGAAAATGGCAATGGTAGGAGACAGACTGTACACGGACGTGAAACTGGGAAAGAACGCGGGAATAGTCTCCATTCTCGTTCTCACCGGTGAGACTACCCCGGAAGACCTCGAAAGGGCTGAAACAAAACCGGACTTCGTCTTCAAAAACCTTGGAGAATTAGCCAAGGCTGTCCAGTAG
- the rlmB gene encoding 23S rRNA (guanosine(2251)-2'-O)-methyltransferase RlmB has product MRVYGRKILEEALRNNVPIKKVFFQKMQNPGSYFLSLVEEVEKRGIRYSFESEEKLKNLSGTKKHQGVVFDIEEYRYSSVEEILEAKTPPLVVLLDQIQDPHNLGAIVRTSVGAGANGIIIPKDKSVKVTETVVKVSAGTVFRARIAVVTNLARTIEELKEKGIWTYASDIDGTPIYEEDFTFPTAFVFGNEGEGIRRLVREKCDKVVTIPMENDIDSLNVSVSVGIVLFEAVRQRRMKDAG; this is encoded by the coding sequence TTGAGGGTCTACGGAAGAAAGATCCTGGAGGAAGCGCTCAGGAATAACGTTCCTATAAAGAAAGTGTTCTTCCAGAAAATGCAAAATCCAGGCAGTTACTTTCTATCTCTTGTGGAAGAAGTTGAAAAGAGAGGGATCAGGTACTCTTTCGAATCGGAAGAAAAATTGAAGAACCTCTCGGGAACGAAGAAGCATCAGGGAGTGGTTTTCGATATAGAAGAGTACCGGTACAGTTCTGTGGAGGAAATTCTCGAAGCGAAGACGCCACCTCTGGTAGTTCTTCTCGACCAGATTCAGGATCCACACAATCTCGGTGCGATCGTGAGAACGTCCGTGGGTGCGGGAGCGAATGGAATCATCATTCCAAAGGACAAGTCAGTTAAGGTAACGGAAACCGTCGTGAAAGTTTCGGCTGGAACGGTTTTCAGAGCCAGAATCGCCGTTGTAACCAATCTGGCAAGAACGATAGAGGAATTAAAAGAAAAAGGCATCTGGACTTACGCTTCAGACATAGATGGAACACCTATCTACGAGGAGGATTTCACCTTTCCCACTGCCTTTGTCTTTGGTAACGAGGGAGAAGGCATCAGAAGACTCGTGCGGGAAAAGTGCGACAAAGTGGTCACCATCCCGATGGAGAACGACATAGATTCCCTGAACGTTTCGGTGAGTGTGGGGATAGTTCTCTTCGAAGCTGTGAGACAGAGGAGGATGAAAGATGCTGGATAA
- a CDS encoding Mini-ribonuclease 3 yields MEKLFKFEAEPEKLPSIVLAYLGDAVLELIFRSMFTGNYRMSVIHERVKEHTSKHGQAWMLENIWNLLDEKEQEIVKRAMNSKAAKRHGNDPAYRKSTGFEALIGYLFLKRDFDRIEELLRVVIDLEGLRKKDPGGSAQE; encoded by the coding sequence GTGGAAAAGCTCTTCAAATTCGAAGCAGAACCAGAGAAATTACCATCGATCGTTCTCGCGTACCTGGGAGATGCCGTTCTAGAACTCATATTCAGATCGATGTTCACAGGGAATTACAGAATGTCCGTCATACACGAGAGGGTCAAAGAACACACCTCAAAACATGGTCAGGCATGGATGCTGGAGAATATATGGAATCTCCTCGATGAAAAGGAGCAAGAAATAGTGAAAAGAGCGATGAATTCGAAGGCGGCGAAAAGACACGGGAACGACCCCGCCTACAGAAAGAGCACCGGCTTTGAAGCCCTGATCGGTTACCTTTTTCTGAAAAGAGACTTTGACCGGATCGAAGAACTGCTTCGGGTGGTGATAGATCTTGAGGGTCTACGGAAGAAAGATCCTGGAGGAAGCGCTCAGGAATAA
- a CDS encoding DNA double-strand break repair nuclease NurA produces MHVRIERVERIESELEEHVGDQTFVEESRFLEEDEQREGEILDEIIFVDGKRRSFVRITTDEGTTGIFAELCIGAVIWDRKGGTKTLFSPDKPPVKERVLGFSQSFQGEGYEEVGGILFKIVKEGKDAMQSIDLYMRSLEIEEVRKHMNKDILIVKDGPAARELPFEENVGPIGLVKNIGVTELSKEDFKKLRFLKKGERSKMFVSSKETPLKKVGVYVKLIDGEGIRGLVRLETYVRDDDQIPYVRKVFDDLAKTLPRLTADLPIPRLPENILPIQFLEENLSYYLTDKNYMNTRLFAYIGR; encoded by the coding sequence ATGCATGTGCGGATTGAAAGAGTAGAAAGAATTGAAAGCGAACTGGAAGAGCACGTGGGAGACCAGACTTTCGTTGAAGAATCGAGATTTCTGGAGGAAGATGAGCAAAGAGAAGGGGAAATTCTCGATGAGATCATCTTCGTCGATGGTAAAAGAAGAAGTTTTGTTCGGATAACAACAGACGAAGGAACCACCGGTATATTCGCAGAACTCTGTATTGGAGCGGTTATCTGGGACAGAAAAGGTGGAACGAAAACGCTCTTCTCTCCAGATAAACCTCCTGTTAAGGAGAGAGTTCTTGGATTTTCCCAGAGCTTTCAGGGAGAAGGATACGAGGAAGTAGGGGGAATTCTCTTCAAAATCGTGAAAGAAGGCAAAGACGCCATGCAATCGATAGATCTGTACATGAGATCCTTGGAAATAGAAGAAGTGAGAAAGCATATGAACAAAGATATCCTCATTGTAAAGGATGGCCCGGCCGCTCGGGAGCTTCCATTCGAGGAAAACGTGGGACCCATCGGTCTTGTGAAGAACATCGGTGTCACCGAGTTGAGCAAGGAGGACTTCAAGAAACTGCGCTTTCTCAAAAAGGGAGAGCGAAGCAAGATGTTCGTCTCATCGAAAGAAACTCCTCTGAAAAAAGTGGGAGTGTATGTGAAACTCATCGATGGAGAGGGTATAAGAGGTCTTGTCAGGTTAGAAACGTACGTGAGGGACGACGATCAAATCCCATACGTCAGAAAAGTGTTCGACGATCTGGCAAAGACGTTACCACGTCTCACGGCAGACCTTCCCATTCCAAGACTTCCGGAAAATATTCTTCCGATACAGTTTCTAGAAGAGAACCTTTCGTACTATCTCACCGACAAGAACTACATGAACACGAGACTGTTCGCCTACATCGGGAGATGA
- a CDS encoding ZIP family metal transporter codes for MVLKGILYSTIAGMATSLGALPFLFLKPHHTSDRVIDSLLGFAAGVMLAASAFSLVAPSLEIGGIVRFLIGFVLGGFFVNLADKLIPHEHLLKGHEGPETKRLRGIWLFIIAITIHNFPEGMAVGVSAFTPQALAIAIAIGVQNIPEGAAVMASLIPMKYRKGKAFLITFLTGLVEAIGGLLGAGIVSISQRLLPYMMAFAAGAMIYVVSDEVIPETHSKGNELLSTWWIMVGFLVMASLDVMLG; via the coding sequence ATGGTTCTCAAAGGTATCCTCTACAGCACGATCGCGGGAATGGCAACATCGCTCGGTGCGTTGCCATTCCTTTTTTTAAAGCCACACCACACGAGTGACAGGGTGATTGACTCTCTCCTGGGGTTCGCTGCCGGTGTCATGTTGGCCGCGAGCGCCTTCAGCCTGGTCGCTCCCTCCCTCGAAATAGGAGGAATTGTCAGATTTCTGATAGGTTTCGTCTTGGGTGGTTTTTTTGTCAACCTCGCGGACAAACTCATTCCACACGAACATTTGCTCAAAGGACACGAAGGACCTGAAACCAAAAGACTGAGGGGAATTTGGCTCTTCATCATCGCCATCACAATACACAACTTCCCCGAAGGAATGGCAGTAGGAGTTTCCGCCTTCACACCTCAGGCACTTGCGATCGCCATCGCAATTGGGGTCCAGAACATTCCCGAAGGTGCCGCCGTGATGGCCTCTTTGATACCTATGAAGTACAGAAAAGGCAAAGCCTTTTTGATAACTTTCCTCACAGGACTCGTTGAAGCGATTGGTGGTCTTCTCGGTGCGGGAATCGTGTCGATCTCTCAGCGCCTTCTTCCCTACATGATGGCCTTCGCTGCCGGTGCGATGATATACGTTGTCAGCGACGAAGTGATTCCAGAAACCCATTCGAAGGGAAACGAGCTACTCTCCACGTGGTGGATCATGGTGGGGTTCTTGGTGATGGCTTCCCTCGACGTGATGCTGGGGTGA
- a CDS encoding purine-nucleoside phosphorylase: MDIKTYKERVEKAVEYLKGQIDETPEIAIILGSGLSVIADEVEKEGTSKKIPYSEIPGFPISTAPGHKGELIFGKLFGKNVMLMNGRFHYYEGYSMKEVTFPIRVMQLLGVEILVVTNAAGGLNPDFEVGRPMIITDHINFMGDNPLIGPNVDEWGPRFPDMSEPYDKELIELAYNSARELGIPVYQGVYVAVTGPCFETPAELRMLRKFGADAVGMSTVPEVIVARHGQIRVLGISAITDRAVPEDLKPLTAEEVLEVAEKTGRKIAQIIFEVIRKL; this comes from the coding sequence GTGGATATAAAGACCTACAAGGAGAGAGTGGAAAAAGCAGTTGAATATCTGAAAGGCCAGATCGATGAAACACCCGAAATAGCGATAATACTGGGTTCTGGTCTTTCTGTCATAGCAGACGAGGTGGAAAAGGAAGGAACATCAAAGAAGATACCTTACAGCGAGATACCGGGATTTCCCATTTCCACAGCCCCGGGCCACAAGGGTGAGTTGATCTTCGGGAAACTCTTCGGAAAGAACGTCATGCTGATGAACGGAAGATTTCACTACTACGAGGGATATTCAATGAAGGAAGTCACATTCCCCATCAGGGTGATGCAACTTCTCGGTGTGGAAATTCTGGTTGTCACCAACGCCGCTGGCGGGTTGAATCCGGATTTCGAAGTGGGAAGACCCATGATCATAACCGACCACATCAACTTCATGGGTGACAACCCTCTCATAGGTCCCAACGTGGACGAGTGGGGTCCCAGGTTTCCGGACATGTCAGAGCCTTACGATAAGGAACTTATAGAACTCGCTTACAACAGTGCTAGAGAACTCGGTATTCCCGTCTATCAAGGTGTCTATGTGGCTGTTACGGGACCATGTTTCGAAACGCCCGCTGAGCTCAGGATGCTCAGAAAATTCGGAGCCGATGCCGTTGGAATGTCAACCGTTCCGGAAGTCATAGTGGCGAGGCACGGTCAGATAAGAGTCTTGGGAATCTCCGCCATCACCGACAGGGCCGTCCCTGAAGACCTAAAGCCACTCACCGCAGAGGAAGTCCTGGAAGTTGCTGAGAAGACGGGGAGAAAGATCGCACAGATCATCTTCGAGGTCATTAGAAAACTCTGA
- the dnaB gene encoding replicative DNA helicase, with translation MRVPPHNLEAEIAVLGSILIDPSVINDVLEILSHEDFYLKKHQYIFRAMEELYDEGKPVDVVSVCDKLQSMGKLEEVGGDLEVAQLAEAVPSSAHALYYAEVVKEKSILRRLIEVSRKISESAYMEEDVEILLDNAEKMIFEISEMKTTKSYDHLRGIMHRVFENLENFRERANLIEPGVLVTGLPTGFKSLDKQTTGFHSSDLVIIAARPSMGKTSFALSIARNMAVDFEIPVGIFSLEMSKEQLAQRLLSMESGVDLYSIRTGYLDQEKWERLTIAASRLYKAPIVVDDESLLDPRSLRAKARRMKKEYDIKAIFVDYLQLMHLKGRKESRQQEISEISRSLKLLARELDIVVIALSQLSRAVEQREDKRPRLSDLRESGAIEQDADTVIFIYREEYYRSKKSKEESKLHEPHEAEIIIGKQRNGPVGTITLIFDPRTVTFHEVDVVHS, from the coding sequence ATGCGCGTTCCTCCACACAACTTGGAGGCCGAAATTGCCGTGCTCGGAAGCATATTGATAGATCCATCCGTTATAAACGACGTTCTCGAAATCCTGAGCCACGAAGATTTCTACCTGAAAAAACACCAGTACATTTTCAGAGCAATGGAAGAGCTTTACGACGAAGGAAAACCGGTGGATGTGGTTTCTGTCTGTGACAAACTCCAGAGTATGGGAAAACTCGAAGAAGTCGGAGGAGATCTGGAAGTGGCCCAGCTCGCTGAGGCTGTACCCAGTTCTGCACACGCCCTGTATTATGCCGAAGTTGTAAAAGAAAAATCCATTCTGAGGAGACTCATAGAGGTCTCAAGAAAAATCTCAGAAAGTGCTTACATGGAAGAAGACGTGGAGATTCTCCTCGATAACGCAGAGAAGATGATCTTCGAGATCTCTGAAATGAAAACGACGAAATCCTACGATCATCTGAGAGGTATCATGCACCGGGTTTTTGAAAACCTAGAGAATTTCAGAGAAAGAGCCAATCTCATAGAACCCGGTGTTCTCGTGACAGGACTTCCAACGGGATTCAAGAGTCTGGACAAACAGACAACGGGATTCCACAGTTCCGATCTGGTGATCATAGCCGCACGGCCATCCATGGGAAAAACCTCCTTCGCACTTTCAATAGCGAGGAACATGGCTGTCGATTTCGAAATTCCTGTTGGGATATTCAGTCTCGAGATGTCCAAGGAACAACTCGCTCAGAGGCTTCTCAGTATGGAGTCCGGTGTGGATCTTTACAGCATCAGAACAGGATACTTGGATCAAGAGAAATGGGAAAGGCTCACGATAGCGGCTTCCAGACTCTACAAAGCACCCATAGTGGTGGACGACGAATCACTCCTTGATCCACGATCGTTGAGGGCGAAAGCGAGAAGAATGAAAAAGGAATACGATATAAAGGCTATTTTTGTCGACTACCTTCAGCTCATGCACCTGAAAGGAAGAAAAGAAAGCAGACAGCAGGAAATATCCGAGATCTCGAGATCTCTGAAGCTCCTCGCAAGAGAACTCGACATAGTGGTGATAGCACTCTCACAGCTCTCAAGGGCTGTGGAACAGAGAGAAGATAAAAGACCAAGGTTGAGCGATCTCAGAGAGTCCGGTGCAATAGAGCAAGACGCAGACACAGTCATCTTCATTTACAGGGAGGAATATTACAGGAGCAAAAAGTCCAAAGAAGAAAGTAAACTTCACGAACCCCATGAAGCCGAGATCATAATAGGTAAACAGAGAAACGGTCCCGTTGGAACGATCACCCTCATCTTCGACCCCAGAACAGTTACGTTCCATGAAGTAGATGTGGTGCACTCATGA